A single region of the Nicotiana sylvestris chromosome 6, ASM39365v2, whole genome shotgun sequence genome encodes:
- the LOC104220957 gene encoding putative receptor-like protein kinase At3g47110: protein MELQTSLVRLSSLFFLSFHAILFIFIYLTFPQYASAGILGNQSDKLALLEFKSKIIEDPQGLMDSWNATLNVCKWPGVSCGHKHQRVISLNLNGHRFAGSISPSIGNLSFLRILDISDNSLHGVIPPEIGQLIRLKTLNLSFNFIEGEIPLTLSRCVNIVNLIVDHNSIEGHIPDEVGSLTKLEMLYLKNNNLTGNIPSSIGNLTSLRELYISYNDLVGELPDTMANMRRLTIFGASVNTLSGEFPPVLCNLSSLILISLSFNKFRGVLRPDIGLAFPNLQNLYLANNYFTGSIPASLSNCSDLLRLDIPTNNFTGNIPLSFGNLKNLLWLNVRSNQLGSGAPDDLNFINALTSCRKLEFLDIADNKFGGTLINGSIPDSIGMLSNLKNLHMESNQLAGNIPSSLGNITGLLHIYLQDNSLEGTIPSSLGNCTSLQTLDISQNKLGGSIPKQVVALSSLSVLLNMSYNSLSGPLPVEIGNLTNLAALDISNNKLSGEIPHTLDSCSSLEVLFMKGNLFEGTIPPLNNLKNILHLDLSCNNLSGNIPNSIAQHFSLQNLNLSFNHLDGEVPVQGVFADASRVQIMGNINLCGGIKELHLHPCLKKANKRPKKHIALIIALTFGAIAACLTLLLLLLFCCKQKVKQRPSSTSSVGEGYTRSGSFGSVYRGSLSQEGTIIAIKVLKLDKRGASKSFLAECEALRNISSGLSIYGKWESRRVVTPEGGRDAAEEIECILHRLNITIDVASSLQYLHSQCHTPIVHCDLKPSNVLLDSNLTALVSDFGLARFLSDSGQDADVNQFSSVRIKGTIGYAAPEYGMGSQVSSQGDVYSFGVLLLEIFTGRRPTSELLEENENLHSFVKHALPGKVMDAVDQTTLYDKEPGDLTDILSCRSDFKSEIVECLVSILTTGVACSEEAPLARTNMGRVILDLISIRDKLSKTLVHSKKVKSSRKGE from the exons ATGGAGCTTCAAACTAGTCTTGTTCGTTTAAGCTCTCTCTTCTTTCTGTCATTCCATGCTATTCTCTTCATATTTATATACTTAACTTTTCCACAGTATGCATCAGCAGGCATACTTGGGAATCAGTCAGACAAACTTGCATTGCTTGAATTTAAGTCCAAAATAATTGAAGATCCTCAAGGACTCATGGATTCTTGGAATGCCACTCTCAATGTCTGTAAGTGGCCTGGTGTTTCATGTGGCCATAAACATCAAAGGGTCATTTCCTTAAATCTCAATGGCCATAGATTTGCTGGCAGTATATCACCTAGCATTGGCAATCTTTCATTTCTCCGAATTCTTGATATATCAGACAACTCCTTGCATGGTGTAATCCCTCCAGAAATTGGCCAATTGATCAGACTTAAAACCTTAAACTTAAGCTTCAACTTCATTGAAGGTGAAATTCCGTTAACCCTGTCTCGTTGTGTTAACATTGTTAACCTTATTGTAGACCATAATAGCATTGAAGGACACATTCCTGATGAAGTTGGTTCATTGACAAAGCTGGAAATGTTATACCTCAAGAATAACAATCTCACAGGAAATATTCCATCTTCTATTGGAAATCTTACATCTCTGAGAGAGCTTTACATTTCCTACAATGACTTGGTAGGTGAATTACCTGATACAATGGCCAATATGCGAAGATTGACAATTTTTGGTGCATCAGTCAACACTCTGTCTGGAGAGTTTCCCCCTGTACTTTGTAACCTTTCGTCTCTTATACTCATAAGCTTGTCATTTAACAAGTTTAGAGGTGTTCTTAGACCAGATATTGGCCTTGCCTTCCCAAATCTTCAGAATCTGTATTTGGCCAACAATTACTTCACTGGTTCAATACCAGCTTCATTGTCCAATTGTTCAGATCTTCTGAGGCTTGATATTCCTACGAACAATTTCACGGGAAATATACCGTTGAGTTTTGGCAACCTCAAGAATCTGCTCTGGCTTAATGTTCGCAGTAACCAGCTTGGAAGTGGTGCACCTGATGATCTAAATTTCATAAATGCTTTAACCAGTTGCAGAAAGCTTGAGTTCCTGGACATTGCTGACAACAAATTTGGAG GAACTCTTATCAATGGTAGCATTCCTGATTCTATTGGAATGttgtcaaacttgaaaaatctcCACATGGAATCAAATCAGTTGGCAGGAAATATCCCCTCTTCCTTGGGAAACATCACAGGATTGCTGCACATTTATTTGCAGGACAATAGCTTGGAAGGAACCATACCTTCAAGTTTAGGAAATTGTACATCTCTCCAAACCTTAGACATTTCCCAGAATAAACTTGGTGGTAGTATACCAAAACAAGTCGTAGCACTCTCCTCCTTATCGGTACTCCTTAACATGTCGTATAACTCTCTGAGTGGTCCCTTGCCCGTGGAAATAGGTAATCTGACCAATCTTGCTGCACTTGACATATCAAACAACAAATTATCTGGTGAAATTCCACACACACTGGACAGTTGTTCATCCCTTGAAGTACTCTTCATGAAGGGAAACCTCTTTGAAGGAACAATTCCTCCTCTGAATAATTTGAAAAACATTCTGCATCTTGATCTTTCCTGTAATAACTTGTCAGGCAACATTCCCAACAGTATTGCCCAGCATTTCTCTTTACAGAATCTCAACTTGTCATTTAACCACCTTGATGGAGAGGTGCCGGTTCAAGGTGTTTTTGCTGATGCAAGTAGAGTTCAAATTATGGGAAATATAAATCTTTGTGGGGGAATCAAAGAGCTGCATCTGCATCCATGTCTCAAGAAAGCTAATAAAAGACCGAAGAAGCACATTGCCCTCATTATAGCACTGACTTTTGGTGCTATTGCTGCATGCTTAACTTTATTGCTGCTACTTTTATTTTGCTGCAAGCAAAAAGTGAAGCAGAGGCCTAGCTCAACATCTTCTGTTGGGGAAGGATACACGA GATCAGGAAGTTTTGGCTCTGTATACAGAGGGAGTCTTTCTCAAGAAGGAACAATTATTGCAATAAAGGTACTCAAACTTGACAAAAGGGGTGCTTCGAAAAGCTTTTTAGCTGAATGCGAAGCCTTGAGGAACATAAG CTCTGGTTTATCCATTTATGGAAAATGGGAGTCTAGACGAGTGGTTACACCGGAAGGAGGGAGAGATGCCGCAGAAGAGATTGAGTGTATCTTACACAGATTAAACATCACAATAGATGTGGCTTCATCATTGCAGTATCTTCACAGTCAATGTCATACACCTATAGTTCACTGTGATCTTAAGCCAAGCAATGTTCTTCTGGACAGCAATCTGACTGCTCTTGTAAGCGATTTTGGTTTGGCAAGATTCCTGTCTGACTCAGGTCAAGATGCTGATGTAAATCAATTCAGCTCTGTTAGGATTAAAGGCACAATAGGTTATGCTGCTCCAG AATATGGCATGGGTAGTCAAGTATCAAGTCAAGGAGATGTCTATAGCTTTGGGGTTCTTTTATTGGAGATTTTCACGGGGAGAAGACCAACCAGTGAACTATTGgaggagaatgaaaatcttcacagCTTTGTTAAGCATGCATTGCCTGGTAAAGTGATGGATGCTGTGGATCAAACTACTTTATATGACAAAGAACCAGGGGATCTTACGGATATACTCAGCTGCAGAAGTGACTTCAAAAGTGAAATTGTTGAGTGCTTGGTTTCTATTCTTACCACTGGAGTTGCTTGTTCAGAGGAAGCTCCACTAGCCAGAACGAACATGGGGCGGGTTATTTTGGATCTCATTTCAATCAGAGACAAGTTAAGCAAAACTTTAGTTCATTCAAAGAAAGTGAAGAGCTCAAGAAAAGGTGAATAG
- the LOC104220960 gene encoding pentatricopeptide repeat-containing protein At2g29760, chloroplastic → MATPYTQVLPLPRHQHFPKPNPYSITVTNDRYFANHPLVLLIDKCHSIKQLKQIHARMLRIELFFDPFSASKLIEASALSHFCSLNYAQKVFDQIPQPNLFSWNALIRAYSSSQDPIRSLLIFVNMLCEGRDFPSKFTYPFVIKASAKMKAFRFGKGLHGMVVKGGFGLDLFVLNSLIHFYADCECLDAAYLVFENMQTRDVVSWNTMILGFAEEGYANEGLKLFHRMVDENVKPNDVTMMALLSACGNKLDLDFGRWVHAFIERNGIRESLTLDNAILDMYMKCGSIEDAERLFNKMGKKDIVSWTTMLVGYARAANFDAARSVLNTMPSQDIAAWNALISAYEQSGKPKEALAVFNELQLIKKAKPDEVTLVCTLSACAQLGAIDLGGWIHVYIKKQGIKLSCHLTTALIDMYSKCGDVEKALEVFHSVNVRDVFVWSAMIAGLAMHGRGKDAISLFLKMHENNVKPNSVTLTNVLCASSHSGLVEEGRAIFNQMETVYGIVPGVKHYACLVDILGRAGELEEAVELIKNMPVTPGPSVWGALLGACRLYGNLELAEQACNQLVELEPENHGAYVLLSNIYAKSGKWDEVSMLRKLMRECGLKKEPGCSSIEVNGIVHEFLVGDNTHPLSQKIYAKLDEIAARLKSVGYVSNKSQVLQLIEEEDMQEQALNLHSEKLAMAFGLISAAPSQPIRIMKNLRVCGDCHTVAKLLSKLYDREILLRDRYRFHHFKEGNCSCKDYW, encoded by the coding sequence ATGGCGACTCCATACACCCAAGTCCTTCCCCTTCCACGTCACCAACACTTTCCAAAACCGAACCCATATTCCATAACTGTCACCAACGACCGTTACTTCGCGAATCATCCACTGGTGTTACTCATTGATAAATGTCACAGCATCAAGCAACTCAAACAAATTCATGCCCGCATGCTCCGAATTGAGCTCTTCTTCGACCCATTTTCAGCTAGCAAATTAATCGAAGCCTCTGCGTTATCGCATTTCTGCAGTCTCAATTATGCCCAGAAAGTGTTTGATCAAATTCCTCAACCAAATCTCTTCTCTTGGAATGCGCTTATTCGTGCCTATTCTTCTAGCCAGGACCCCATTCGAAGTCTCTTAATATTTGTTAATATGCTTTGTGAGGGTCGTGACTTTCCCAGTAAATTTACTTACCCATTTGTGATCAAAGCATCTGCCAAGATGAAAGCTTTTCGATTCGGGAAAGGACTTCATGGGATGGTAGTTAAGGGGGGATTTGGTCTTGATCTATTTGTGCTTAATTCATTGATTCATTTTTATGCTGATTGTGAATGTTTGGACGCGGCTTACTTGGTTTTTGAGAATATGCAGACAAGGGATGTTGTTTCTTGGAATACAATGATATTAGGTTTTGCTGAAGAGGGTTATGCCAATGAGGGGTTGAAGTTGTTTCATCGGATGGTGGATGAGAATGTGAAACCTAATGATGTGACAATGATGGCACTTTTGTCTGCTTGCGGTAATAAGTTGGATTTGGATTTTGGTAGATGGGTGCATGCGTTTATTGAAAGGAATGGGATTAGGGAGAGCTTAACTTTAGATAATGCGATTCTTGATATGTATATGAAATGTGGGAGCATTGAGGATGCTGAGAGATTGTTTAACAAGATGGGGAAGAAGGATATTGTTTCTTGGACAACAATGCTTGTTGGGTATGCAAGGGCGGCAAATTTTGATGCAGCAAGAAGTGTTTTAAATACCATGCCTAGCCAAGATATTGCTGCTTGGAATGCTCTTATCTCAGCTTATGAGCAGAGTGGTAAACCAAAGGAGGCTTTGGCTGTTTTCAACGAGTTGCAGCTCATCAAGAAGGCAAAACCTGATGAGGTAACGCTTGTGTGTACCCTATCTGCGTGTGCTCAGTTAGGTGCAATTGATTTAGGTGGATGGATCCATGTGTATATaaagaagcaaggaataaaattAAGTTGTCACCTCACTACTGCACTGATCGACATGTACTCCAAGTGCGGGGACGTGGAGAAAGCACTTGAGGTGTTCCATTCAGTCAACGTGAGAGATGTGTTTGTGTGGAGTGCTATGATTGCTGGCTTGGCAATGCATGGGCGTGGCAAGGATGCGATAAGTTTGTTCTtgaaaatgcatgaaaataatgtCAAGCCTAATTCTGTCACACTCACAAATGTATTATGTGCTTCCAGCCATTCAGGGTTGGTGGAGGAGGGGCGAGCAATTTTTAACCAAATGGAGACTGTTTATGGGATTGTGCCTGGTGTAAAGCATTACGCTTGCTTAGTTGATATACTTGGCCGTGCAGGTGAATTGGAAGAAGCTGTGGAGCTGATAAAGAATATGCCAGTAACCCCTGGTCCATCAGTTTGGGGTGCCCTGCTTGGGGCATGTAGATTATATGGCAATCTTGAACTAGCTGAACAGGCTTGTAATCAATTAGTTGAGTTGGAACCTGAAAATCATGGTGCCTACGTACTTTTATCCAATATTTATGCAAAATCAGGGAAATGGGACGAGGTTTCTATGTTAAGGAAGCTTATGAGAGAATGTGGATTGAAGAAAGAGCCAGGTTGTAGCTCAATTGAGGTCAATGGTATTGTTCATGAGTTTCTGGTGGGAGACAATACTCACCCTCTGTCACAGAAAATCTATGCAAAATTGGATGAGATTGCAGCTAGACTGAAGTCTGTAGGTTACGTTTCCAACAAGTCTCAAGTACTGCAACTTATTGAAGAAGAAGATATGCAGGAGCAAGCCCTAAATCTTCACAGTGAGAAGCTAGCTATGGCATTTGGACTTATCAGTGCGGCTCCATCTCAACCAATTCGTATCATGAAGAATCTACGTGTTTGTGGGGACTGCCACACTGTTGCCAAGCTTCTCTCCAAGCTTTATGATCGAGAAATACTATTGAGGGATCGCTACCGATTCCATCATTTTAAAGAGGGGAATTGCTCATGTAAGGACTACTGGTGA